The following is a genomic window from Niveispirillum cyanobacteriorum.
CGCCGGTTTCCAGCATCTGGTGGCTGGCCTGGACATAGCGGCTTTCATCCCGGTCAAAGGGCGGGATGGTGGCGAAGCCCTGGATGAAGGCGGCAAAGGCCAGCAGGGCCAGGAACAGCCAGACCTTGGCGCCCATCGCCCGGTCTTCGCTCATGCCCCCACCCCCCGCCGTTCGCGGCGGATCAAGTGCAGATTGCGGGAATAGATGATCAGGGCCGGCAACTGCCCCGCGATGATCACCAGCTCATGTTTCAGAAAGCCATAGATGGTCAGCAGCAGGCCACCGCCCAGGCTGAACCACCAGAAGGCCACCGGCATCACGCTGCGGCCCGCACGTTCCGAACTGATCCATTGCACGACAAAGCGCATCATGAACATGGCCTGGGCCGACATGCCGAACAGGACCAGCCATTCCTGCCCATCCACGGCGGCATGCCACCATTGGCTCAACTGGGTCCAGATCATGGTGCCATTACCTCTGTCGCCCCGCCGGGCCGTTTCTGCCGCCGGATCAGCCACAGGATGCCGAACAGGTCCCAAATCCCCACGGCGGCCCGGTGCAGATTGGTATATTTGGACGCACCGGCCACGCGCGGCCGGTCATTCACGGGCAAATTGGCATGGGACAGCCCCCGCCCCTTCACCAGGGCCGGAATGAACCGGTGCAGACAGTCGATGGCCGGCAGGTCCAGGAACAGATCGCGGCTGATCAGCTTCAGCCCGCAACCCGTATCCGGGCAATCATCCCGCAGAATGGCCTGCCGGATGGCATTGGCGGCACGCGATGCCAGCCGCTTGGACAGCGTATCCTGCCGGCGGCGGCGCACGCCATTCACCAGGACCAGATCCTCGCCCCCTTCCAGCTTGCGCAGCATGGGCGGAATGTCGGCCGGATCATTCTGCCGGTCGCCATCAATGAAGACCAGCCAGGTCCCCTGCGCCGCGCGGGCCCCGGTGACCAGGGCCGCACTTTTGCCGGCGCGGCTTTCATGACGGATAAGGCGCAAGGTCGGGTATTCGGGCAGGGCCTTTTCCACCCGCGATGGGGTGGCATCGCCCGACCCATCATCAATCACCAGCACCTCAAACGCCGGACAGGCGGCCAGTGCTGCGTAAATCTCTTCCAGCAGCGGCAGGATATTGTCCTGTTCATCCAGGACCGGGATCAAAACGGAAAGCTGCACGCAACCTCCAGCCGGCGCGGAACCATGACCATGGCGGGATAATCCGTTCGGGGCCGGAAGAAAAGTGACGCTTTCATGCGCCTGCCCCCCGCCCCGTGCCGGTCAGACCGTCTCCACCACCGCAACCCCTGCCGCCGACAGCCGCGCCATCGCGGCCTCCAGCGATCCGTGCAGGTCGATGGCCCGGCTGGCGCCCGTCAGCAGCACCGACGCAAAGCCACAGCGCGCCGCATCCTCCGCCGAATAGGCGACACAGAAATCGGTGGCCAGCCCGGCAAAGTACAGGCGCGTGAAGCCCCGTTCCCGGCAATAACCAGCCAGACCCGTCGGTGTCCGACGATCATTCTCGAAAAAGGCGGAATAGCTGTCGATACCAGGGCGAAAGCCCTTGCGCACCACCAGCGACGCCATGGGCACATCCAGCCCGGCATGGAATTCCGCCCCCACCGTGCCCTGAACGCAGTGCGCGGGCCAAAGGGTCTGCGGCCCATAGTCGAGTTGGATGGTCTCAAACGGGTTGGCAACCGGATGGCTGCTGGCAAAACTGGAATGACCGGGCGGGTGCCAATCCTGCGTCAGGACAACGCCGCCCCCCGCCGCATGGAACCGGCGGGCCAGTTCATTGGCCTGCGGCACCACCGCATTGCCATCGGCCACGGCCAGCGCGCCGCCGGGGCAGAAATCATTCTGGATATCGACCAGGACCAGCAGGTCGCTTGCACACAGCGTCACCATCACCTCCGGCATCAGTAGGGCACGCGGTCGGCCTTCTGTGCCCAGTCGTTGAAGACCGACAGGGCATCATCGTTGGGCCGGTGTTCGCACGGGATGATACGCTGGTCCGGGGCCGCCGCCACCTGTTCATAGATCAAGGCATCGTCAAAGCCGATCGCCGCCG
Proteins encoded in this region:
- a CDS encoding lipid-A-disaccharide synthase N-terminal domain-containing protein, translating into MIWTQLSQWWHAAVDGQEWLVLFGMSAQAMFMMRFVVQWISSERAGRSVMPVAFWWFSLGGGLLLTIYGFLKHELVIIAGQLPALIIYSRNLHLIRRERRGVGA
- a CDS encoding glycosyltransferase family 2 protein; this encodes MQLSVLIPVLDEQDNILPLLEEIYAALAACPAFEVLVIDDGSGDATPSRVEKALPEYPTLRLIRHESRAGKSAALVTGARAAQGTWLVFIDGDRQNDPADIPPMLRKLEGGEDLVLVNGVRRRRQDTLSKRLASRAANAIRQAILRDDCPDTGCGLKLISRDLFLDLPAIDCLHRFIPALVKGRGLSHANLPVNDRPRVAGASKYTNLHRAAVGIWDLFGILWLIRRQKRPGGATEVMAP
- the pncA gene encoding bifunctional nicotinamidase/pyrazinamidase, which codes for MVTLCASDLLVLVDIQNDFCPGGALAVADGNAVVPQANELARRFHAAGGGVVLTQDWHPPGHSSFASSHPVANPFETIQLDYGPQTLWPAHCVQGTVGAEFHAGLDVPMASLVVRKGFRPGIDSYSAFFENDRRTPTGLAGYCRERGFTRLYFAGLATDFCVAYSAEDAARCGFASVLLTGASRAIDLHGSLEAAMARLSAAGVAVVETV